The Theobroma cacao cultivar B97-61/B2 chromosome 2, Criollo_cocoa_genome_V2, whole genome shotgun sequence genome includes the window CATAGGCGAATAACACTTCAATGTCCTAAGGATACCATTTTTCTCCCTCAATAATTTGGATGGAATTTTTCGTGCCTGGTGTCGATGGATACCCTGCATCACTGTCAATTAAATAACTCCAACTGATACATTTTAGCCTTGACAGCCATTGCAGGGTGTTGGAGCTGAGGTGTAATTATAGTaatgctttctttctttcttttgacGACAAAAATGGATAATGTCAACAGTTTCTTTTTCATGCGTCCATTGACTCCACCTTGCCTTGCCGCCCTTGTTGATTATCTACTTACCTTGACATCTGCAGTTGTTCAACAGAAGTTTCCACCAATCTTCTGAGTCATCGTGTCTCAGAGGCAAGACAGGAGACAAGGCCTTAAATGCCATTCCTTGCTAAGAAACATTTGTTTACAAAAGTTTTTGAGTAATGTGGCCAAGTCGGTGAGGTTTCATCATTGTTTTTTCCCTCTGAATTTCAGATTTCAAGTTGGCACGAGGGGCATTGCTGTCCTGCCTCTCCTACCAGCTTACATCCAATGTGGTCTCTTTTTTCTCGTCTGCAACCTGTACTTTCTTGTAGTTGATTTTTCAATacaaattattcaaaatttagcACGAGTGGCTCTGGAATCTTGTCCCCCCCATAAGGCATATCTCAGCCTGATATATAGGATCCATTTTTGCATAATCATGATCTGCAATTACACTTTCTTGGAAATTTAGTAAATGTGCACAACTACACAGAATGGATTGGACAGGAAGATGATTGTTTATTGCCTGAGAGGGGACAGAGCCTCAGTACCACTCGTGCCCAATAATTAAGCATCATTTCCACAAAAAAATATGTGGTAGCTCATCATGTTTCTATCATCAAATTTGCTTTcagaatttgaaaaagattAGTTTGTTGAGATTATTGTGTGGTAAGTTGGGTTGGAGGGGACATTGAGCAAACATTGGCAACAAAAATGTTGAGATCCAGATCAGGATCACGTTAGGACCCATGGGGGTTGCCATGTGAGATTCCTCCTGACTTCCTATTGCCAATATATATGGTCAGAGCTTGAAGGGGATTGTGCATTGCCTGATCAAATTGTGCATTGAAAACCTTTCAGCCTTTTGATCTAAGACAAAAATGGCTTCTTCACCTTTGAACCAAAaatccaattttcatgctcgTTCAAACAGCTTGCCTTCTAGACCTCATCCACTTATTCCTCAAATAGATGAGCATCTATGCAGGCTAAAGTCCAATGAAGCCGCCTCTTCATCATCTCCATCGATccatgaaaaacaaaatggccTTAGAGATCTGTACGAGTTGGTTGATAGTTTGCTTCAATTGCCTCTCACACAAAAATCCTTAGCCCAAAAATGCAATGATAAACAGGTTAATGAGTTGTTGAATGGTTCTCTCAGGCTCTTGGATGTGTGTGGTGTGGCCAAGGATGCATTATTGCAGGCCAAAGAAGATGCCCAAGAACTTCAATCAATCTTGAGAAGGAGACGAGGTGATGAAGCTGGGTGCACAAATGAAGCCAAGGAATACTTGGCCTCAAGGAAGAAAGCAAAGAAGTTAATAAACAAGTCCTTGAGGGATTTGAAGAGTAAATGTGGCTTTGCTCACTTGGAAAATGATGCTGAAGCTACATTTAGCATGTTGAAAGAGGTGGAAGGAGTTACCCTCTCATTGTTTGAATCTCTCCTGTCCTATATCAGTGGGACAAAAATGCAACCCAAATCTACCAACAGGTCTCTGGTGTCCAAGTTGATGCA containing:
- the LOC18607426 gene encoding uncharacterized protein LOC18607426, giving the protein MASSPLNQKSNFHARSNSLPSRPHPLIPQIDEHLCRLKSNEAASSSSPSIHEKQNGLRDLYELVDSLLQLPLTQKSLAQKCNDKQVNELLNGSLRLLDVCGVAKDALLQAKEDAQELQSILRRRRGDEAGCTNEAKEYLASRKKAKKLINKSLRDLKSKCGFAHLENDAEATFSMLKEVEGVTLSLFESLLSYISGTKMQPKSTNRSLVSKLMHSKRITCEGEATESNEFEKVDAVLCSLIGHKTRKCNRMSTENAQVELQKLESSIQDLEDGVECLLRLLIKTRVSVLNILSH